Sequence from the Miscanthus floridulus cultivar M001 chromosome 16, ASM1932011v1, whole genome shotgun sequence genome:
GGGTAtgatccctggtacagtggttttgacttgtgagccttgtctTGCCTttttccgcacgtcttctggttccaaCCGAACGGGGCTCCTccgatcggagaagagcggtgagcagggttcccacgagccccggtcgcggggtcgaagtcgcggggtcagagtaggaagcagcgttttgggccaggccttccgattggagagaccgctCGGAGACGGCTGGTgtccgaagcgagtgctctgatCGGAGGGGTGGGctgaagaagttgacgagcgggtgcttgttcttttgggtagaccttccggtcggcgaccggactgTACTTCCGGCCCGTTGTGTTCTAgacttttgggccggcccataacTTTATGTTGTTTTCTTGCGCCGAGCtcgggcgtggaagccggtccctgagggaccccgggtttatgaatccGACACGCTGCTTGGCGGCGACAGTGAACCCTGCGGCATGATCACACAGCCTATTCGCtggctcgtatacgatcgtggattataagctgaaacagtattttttttctctcaccaaaccgtaaataatccacgatcgtttaccacgaaacgaacaggctcacGTTTCCAAACCAGGACGTTCGCTCCTTGCCAGTTTGCAGCGCAGGGAGAAACTAAGATCCGAATAAAGAGAATGAAGGAAGCTCGagattggattggattggatttTGCTTTGCTTTGACGCGGCTCCTTCTGCCGTTCTGCAGCGAGGACGTCTGAGCACCGCCGCCAATTGCCTGCACACGAGGAACGATGAGAAATGAGTTTAGAGTGCAATTGAGCTGGACATGggttgggccgggccgggccgggtgCAGACAGGACCATGAGAAATAATCACAATAATATTTAATTAATCGGATGGGTTGCTTTAAGATGTGTGCAATTGTTAAAAGGAGGTGTATCGGAGCAGTTCTCTTCATTTTTTCTATGTCTGAATAAAATCGTCACAAGTGGTGCAATCGCAACACACTCGACCACTAAAGTCATGACAAAAGCAGGTATGTTAGAATTCCACGGTTATGGAACTGAAAAACGAGTGGCAGGATCGGGAACCTGAAAAACGAAGACACCGCGAACTGAATGAAGGGATGGCGACGGACAACAGGTTGGGTGTGGACGCTGGTCGCAACTTTCCTATAAGCAGCAGGACTTTTTTTTTATGATGGGCTGTGTTGTTAGTTGTGACTGACAGTGAAACTCCaagagaggaggaggaaagcAATACGAAACGGAGCGCTGGACTTGGATCGCTTTCAACCGCGCAGCAACCCACTAGTTGACCCCTCCTTTTGAGTCAGCTTCTTCTCGAAACCGGAAAAGCAAACCCCTGCACGCCGCCGAATTGATCACGGCAGGCCAAGGCAAGCCCCCCTCCTCCTATTGCGTGTGCGCCTGCGCTGCCGTGGACACCTCTGCTTGGACTAGGATCAGCAGTTCAGCACCAGCTAGCAGTAGCAGGTACCCACTAAAACGGCTGTGGATTTCATCACCCGTCGCTCCGCTGGTTGGTTTCCGCTGGCGCTGATAACGCCGGTGCTCAGCCGACCCCGACCCCGGGCGGGAGGACGCGTCGGAGTCGGACGGCGCAAGGACGACAGGGACGCCACGGTCGCCAGACGAGACCACCTGCCGCCGTCGGTCGTCGACCCGTCAGGGCATGGCCGTGTCACTGTGTCACGCTTACGTCTCCGTCTCCGTGCTACGACGAAGAAACCATCGAACCCGGCGTGCCCCCgtccctttccaacgcatccgtCCGGCGTCTCCACCGCCCTCGTTCTCCTCGTGCACCAACACGCCTCCGATCCGGACCCCCTCCCCGCCTGCCTCCTCGTAAAGCTTATCGCCATGTTTGCTTGCGGATAAGCCACGACttcgttggctgatttattgatATAAAAAATATTGTTTATAGATTAAAAAAAGTACGATTTATAAACAAacgtatatattttttatatatactcCATATATATGGGTCAAAAAAATTTCACAGAAAAGGAGCAAAGGTGATTCGTTTTTCTCGTGCTCGCTTACCGGATTGGATTGTGCCCCGGAGTTGGTGCTGGTAGCTGAGCGCGACCGCCTGAACCGAGAGACCGAGCCGCCGAGCCGGCGACGCCACCAACCCCGCCACGGAGAAGGGTTCAAaggggcggcgcggcgcggccgcGGGGTCTCCTCGGTCTTGCCGATCGACAGCGAGTTCGCGCTGGGATTTGGTATTTCTGGCCGCCCAACCCCACAAAACCCTCACGAAACGTCGAAACCCACCCCGCATTTCCTCCCCTGGGCTCGCCAACAAAAGCCCCCCATCTTCCTCGGTCGGCTGGAGCCAGCCAGCCTGCCTGTCCGTCCCGGTTCAGCTTGCTCGCCTCGGCCTCGCTTCTGAGTTCTGAGCTGTGACGAGGAGGTGGGGTTGACGGGTGAAGCCATGGTGGGGAGCTACGCGAACGGTGGCGGGGCTGCGGCGCTGGTGGCAGAGGAGAAGCTGGACGCGCTGCGGCGGCTGCTAGGGAAGTCGGACGGCGACCCGCTGCGGGTCGTCGGGGTGGGCGCCGGGGCGTGGGGGAGCGTGTTCTGCGCGCTGCTGCAGGACGCGTACGGCCGGCACCGCGACCGGGTGCAGGTGCGAGTGTGGCGCCGGCCCGGCCGCGCCGTGGACCGCGCCGACGCCGAGCGCCTCTTCGAGGTCATCAACTCCCGCGAGGACGTCCTGCGCCGCCTCATCCGCCGATGCGCCTACCTCAAGTACGTCGAGGCGCGGCTCGGGGACCGCACGCTGCACGCCGACGAGATCCTCCGCGACGGCTTCTGCCTCAACATGCTCGACACCCCGCTCTGCCCGCTCAAGGTCGTCACCAACCTGCAGGAGGCCGTCTGGGACGCCGACATAGTCGTCAACGGCCTGCCCTCCACGGAGACCAGGGAGGTGTTCGAGGAGATCGGGAGGTACTGGAAGGAGCGGATCACCCAGCCGCTCATAATCTCGCTGGCAAAGGGGATCGAGGCGTCGCTCGACCCTGTGCCCCGGATCATTACGCCCACGCAGATGATCAGCAATGCAAGTGAGTTCTTTGCTCAAGTCTCGTTGTGATTGTGATCTAGCAGTAGTTCTCATAGCTTGAGTTACTAGTTTCGTTATTCTGGTAACTAACGTATACTTGTCGAAGTGGGGCTAACAAATTTAATTGAAGATTTAAATGCTGCTCGACTGCCTCAAGATACAGTAGCTCTGGAATGTTCCTGATGAAATTTTCTGGATAATCATCATGATCTGTACCTATGGTCCTTCATAATATTTATTGCATGTTTTATGATTATCTGGTGGTACTATATTACTTGCCTGCTGTTGATTATATGGAGAGCTAGTTGATGTCCCCTCACTAAGGGACTGCCAATGTGTTATGTTTGCTCTGCAGTCCTTGGTTCCCTTATGAACATGTAAAAACAGTTTAGCAGGGTTCATCTTGATTATTACTGAACATTGTTTGTTCTGGTTTCTACCTGTTGCCTATTTTACCCTACTGAAACTAACACCCTGCTCTTTATCTCAATTCTGTATACTGTACTGTTGGTTTATGCTTGTGGTTGTTGATCATGGATTCTTACTGCAGCTGGAGTTCCGTTGGAGAACATTCTGTATCTTGGAGGCCCAAACATTGCTTCTGAGATTTATAACAAAGAATATGCGAATGCTCGCATATGTGGAGCTGACAAGTGGAGGAAACCTCTTGCGAATTTCTTGAGGCAACCCCATTTCATTGTATGGGACAATAGTGATCTCATTACTCATGAAGTCATGGGCGGCTTAAAAAACGTATATGCCATTGGGGCTGGTAAGTTTTTTTATCCAGAAACATGGAATTTCCATTTACTCCTCTCTTTTCCCAGTTCTCATGAGATACTTGGTCAAATCATTGCACATTTCAACATCAAACCAATAAAAATGCCATTTTGGCATCTTATTTATGTTCCGTATTTCCTGCCCTTTTTCATGAAGCATGCTATTTGCATTGACTGAATGCTGCAATGCTGTTGTTTCTGCCAAATGCAATGTTGCTTATATTTGTCAGACAAGACAGAATCGCACTGTAGTTAATACAGTATGCAAAGCTCTCATATCATAGATTAAGAAAGCCCAAATCCAGTAATTAACAGAATGTTAGACCTGGGAGAGTGCCTCCATATACTTTGTCCACTTCTACCTAGTTATTCTGGAGCCTAATATATCTATCACGTTGCTGAACATGATCTTATCTTGCAGGTATGGTGGCGGCCCTTACGAATGAGAGTGCAACCAGCAAATCAGTATACTTTTCACTTTGCACATCTGAAATGGTATACATCACCCATCTTCTAGCACGAGAGCCCGAGAAACTTGCAGGACCCTTATTAGCTGATACATATGTCACACTGCTGAAAGGTCGCAATGCATGGTACGGGCAGAAGTTAGCTAAGGGAGAACTGACTCTAGAAATGGGGGACAGCATCAAAGGCAAAGGGACTATCCAGGTTTGTGCTGCCAACCTGCCATCTTGACAATGTGAAGTTTGTTTAAATGCCAGGTTCTCTTTTGGCATAGGCTGGCCAGGGTAGCTATATGCTGATCCTTATTCGTTTCTGTGATTTAGGGTGTTTCTGCAGTCAATGCATTTTATGAACTGCTGAGCCAGGGAAGCCTAAGCGTGATGCATCCAGAAACCAAGAAGACCGTTGCTCCTGTTGAGCTATGCCCAATACTCAAAACACTTTACAAAATTTTGATCAAGAGGTTGGAAAATTGTACTCACTGTTAATGCAGTTTTAGGCTACAATTCTAATGCGATGTCAGGCACCTAATTGTTCAGTTTTCACCTGCAGGGAGCTTACGACCAATTCGATCCTCCAGGCAATACGTGATGAATCAATGTATGATCCACGGGAAAGAATTGAGTTGGCACAGAGGCAGTCTCTTTACCGGCCATCTCTTCTTGGCCTACCTAAAGGTGACGCCAAGGCCTAAGATATGGGTGTTTGTTTCTTCCTGCAATACGTATTTGGTGTGAGTTTGGAGGAGGCGTGTACTGGCCTTCAAGATCCTTATTTACGTGCCTCATGTGTGTTGGGTTGGGTGTACACTATAGAGTTCGATGATGGTAACccgccaaaaaaaaaagagagttcGGTGATGGTATATTTACCATGCCAGGATAAACTTATTGACCGTGTCTGTACATACAACCTGTTGTGATTCAAATTTATTTGTCATTTAGACTGGAGTAAAGATGTGCATTCCTTTTATTTTATGATGGCTTTGGAGTCTCATAGTTGGTTGTAAGTTGTAACTCAGAAGCAAAGGCTATGTTCTGATCTCCACTGACATGCATGGTCATATAAATGAAACAGAAACACTCATATTAATTTAGTTATTATTATCACTACCCTATATGGTATTCTTTCCCTGAGGCCCATCTGAAAGAAATGCCAGCCATTAAAGGCCCATGTAGACTTGTCACATGAGGCCCAACTACAGCCTGGTAAATCACAAAATGAAGATAGTTTGCCCATGAACGTCCTTAAAAACATTTTAAATAAACATGAGTCTCACTAGAGAGGCCTGTTCATGTCTGGCTAAAATTCAGTATGTCAGACTACTGAAGCGTGAAGGCCCATTTACAGCCCTAAATAAATGGTTTGAATCGCTGAATGATCAAGCACAAAGCAGCACTGTTTTTTCTCGGGATGTTGTCGCATGTGCAAACGCTCTTTTTCTTTACGAAAAAAAAGGAAATCTATGCAGCAGACAGCATGTGATGGACTGATGGAGGAAAGGCAGGAGAGCCACCCCTTCTTCACAGAAACGTGAGATTCTGAGAGTTGAGACTTGAGACAGACAAGGAAACACATCTATCGACTATCGTGTTATATGAGACTGAGATGGTCAGATTTTGAAGCAATACCATGACCCGGTTAACCGACAGGATGCGATGCGATGGACGAGTTCTTGCATGATATATTCAATGGTACTGGAGATGGCAATTACTCGGTCTCTTGTTGGATAATGAAGTACGTGATGAACGATGGATAATGCCAAGAACCACGTCGCGCGCATCGTCGGGCCTGTGATGATGTGGACGCGCGAACGCACTGGTCCGTTTCCATTACTTGATCCGGAAAAGAGGTTAGGTTTAGCGGGGAACGCGTTGGCATTAATACTTTGCATTGTATCGTTCTAGTTCTAGCGTCTGGGCAGCCTCGTGTTGATGTTCAGTGCCCACCTTTGTGCATCGTCCATTCATTTTCATTTCCCCCACGATCAATGCACCGGCCATTTCTGTGTATTGGGGAGAGAGAAAAAATGCATTGGCCATTTGCCGGGTACAAGACAACTTCAATCCTATGAGATACTtcttccgttctaaattataagtcactttgacttaatagcgacttataatttggaatgaagggagtgCTGAGCAGGCTCCAGTTCACCAGCTGGGGTGGACACTTGTTTTTTTCCTCGATTATAACGGTGATTGATTGATGTGTATGGACACACGACTTTACGCACAAAAAATATAGTCATAagttgtataattagtttttgtaattagtctatatttaatactccatgtacgtatcaaacattcgatgtgacagaaatttagGAAGTGGCTAAAGAACCAAACCTGCCCTAAACATGGCCATAATGGCAATATCTCGCGCCTTGGCCCGGTTGGCCCAATGGCCCTACCTAGTGAGCTCTCATCATGTCAGCTCGGGCCGTGTTTAGTTGGAGGCCGATTCGGCGCCGCCGGATTCAGTGGCACTGTTCatacactgtagcattttgtttttatttggtaataattgtccaatcgttgactaattaggctcaaaacgttcgtctcgtagagtacaaccaaactgtgcaattagtttttgatttcatcaatatttagtactccatacatataccgcaagtttgatgtgacagggaatcttctttttgcatagtgccaaattctggaaaataggggaactaaacatggcctcggGTGGGATGTCGTTGATCAGGTGGAAGTGGAACATCACGCATGATGAGCATAAAAACTCGCGCCATGCACTCTTTTTTTATAGTCCTAAAATACTCTAGGTTTGGATGAGACTGGGTTAGTTACTAGCTGGAGCGACGATTAGCTAAAATTAGTTGGTACCAGGGACGACACGAAAAATATGTAGGGCTTCTTCAACCCCATGCTCTTCCTTCAGTCTCTCTTCAAGGTGCATCCATGGTAAAAATATCTAGAGGGCTAAGGGGGGACTCCATGGGTCTAGCGGCCGTAGGGGGGCTATAGCCCCACCCACTCCACCGTTGGATCCGTCCCTGCCTGGTATTGGCTAATTAGTTGACATAAGAGCCGGCCACCGTCATTGGTTCCCCGCTCGCTTTGTTGGTCTCGGTGAGTCCGTCTTGAGCTTCTCTCTCTTCCCGTGCTCTTCTCTCAGTCGTGGACCGTAGGTCACGGTTCGCTAAGCACCGccgctccggccatggcgccgctgcaAATGAGCTCGCCGCTGGCCACCTTCACCGCCCGATCCAATCTCGGTCGCCCGCATCTAATCCAACGGCTCATatcgaaggataccccttcgctggcgTTTTTGCAAAACCCCCCTTACAACTAATTAGatcttaacccgcagtccatagcgtctttccagattttgttttcttcttttgaaagcgtactttgtttcggttagatctaaaatacgttttcacttatttacagttttaccactaatcttgttttagccataaaatcttcgttttaactccgattcgatccgttcaagttgcgttaggttcataattctaTAATCTACATGTCCATACTACTGTtatgtaggttttcaacttttaaaattcgaggttagatttaatctattattttactaaaggaaatcttgtttaattcataactacttctttttagcttcgatttttgtgatcttcatgtctgtgtgttcgtagcgagacatagattcgttttctAAACTTttgatcttgattttatgctgttggtgtactgttataatctatagctttttttagctatgcatgattgcttctggatgcttgttgctgtgattatcgagtatatacggtgagcaattcgtgggagaccaagagtattactttgacgTGCCAGATCAGcaagagtactttgctcaaggcaagtatagcatgggatcatccttgtttcctatttactttaatacattaaattcatgttgcatgtgtcgtcttgatagggattccctagaattgaacttctaccttgtcacctacgggatatgcatttggtagctttgctagtgctcaattaaaccatgatcgtataacttgactaatggtatatgcaataaacattaaaatatgactttttagcaacttggaaacaggaggctggagtgtttagctactttctaaatgcttcaaatTCCTCTctttaaggacttatctgtaagtgatcattcgggacttatagtacagctgtgagggctatatagaTCTAgttttagcttagtatgaggaccttttctagcttgttagaggttacctttatgacgcaagaggggtgtgttctaggttggatatagtgcggcatCTATCCGCTagtgtataggttgcgcgtcattaTGCCTGTCCAAAGAGGAGCTCTATATTcgcaggccatagaaacctagtggccctaacttgttagacgaacctttgaaaggcttcacaatgacccctgtctgctcaccttggaagtgttttgggagtaattaacccgagcatatgggtatcacgactcacagtgaaagtgtacaacctctgcagagtgtaaaactggtatatcagccgtgctcacggtcatgagtggccttggaacccttatggaatagatgaacactaagaattatctatttatgctattcattattcatgtttacattgatcatgtgttttgcattgggaattgaaataacttgttgctactcttaagctaaaattgtgataactaaaagctgaatgctgttaaatctgtgtcaagccttttgagcctcatgaaccccatgctacacttattgagtacgacatgtacttacgcttgtttatttttattatttggataaaaatcccggatgagtaatagatggctatggtaatgatgatttctctgaggattactagacttatggtcaaccagttgatgtccatgtgatatggagcttctgcGAGAGATATTTTcttacttccgctacatttatgtgaagactctgtcttatacgtgatgtaataaacacttgtgatgatactattcataatttgtcggcttatgtgtgtgactaatctctgggggcacataagattttgcatcctattttatccttaaaatcgggtgtgacagattggtatcaaagccatgttgactgtaggacgcaagcctagttagcaatggtcgttttagcttcttttgcttcactcatttcatgctttccatctcacctttgttatttgctaaagttttatgcttcttttgccttactctattatgaaaattattgcttctaatttaactaaatctaatttTGTAGATGCCTCGTGCTAGCAAGACTGCCTGCATCAGCACCGAAGGTTACTGCCCGCCTCGTGGTTTGTCCATAGAGcttgaggaggaggaaccccaggaATAAGAATTTGATTCGCCAACACCTGTACCTACGCCTGAGCTAGTCCAGGAGGAACTCAAAGAAGTCGAGGTCATCTTACtgtccaatgatgatgatgaggaagacatCGTTGAAGAGGATGAGCTGATCCCTCCCCTAGGATGGACGATAAAGGTCTAGTATAAGCCAGGGTGTGAATCATCTATTTCGCACCACCGACTCatggggattcttcagacctactacggAGATTGGGACGCAGCTGTGGAGTACGTCTGCAATGAACATAAGCACCCTCTGGAGGACacctattggaagaccagggtgtgcatctctATCAAGGATGAACAGAAAGGCGCATATCAGCTGGACTCAAACTATGCACATCACGCTCACTATGCCACCATAgaggatagcatagaagatgcagccgctgtagCGTGCATGGGTCTCCATGGTCGTCGatttgaggatatgaaggatgaccaatatcgattcctccctcgcCAGCACCTTGAATTAGaatgggcaatgatggacccgcagggcacagatccaactacccaagtgatggtacactttggctatgagtccGTAGCAAAGATTCACCGACTGGAGGATCAGCTGAAGTCACAACAGGAAATCATTATGAGACACTAACAGGTGATAGATGAgtaaagggtgtgcctcaacctgcCAAAGATATACGAGGAGCCTCCCCATAAACCTTTCACATAGgtgttggagtcccttttatgtAATAAAATGATAGTAGAATGAGTtaagttgagtctagtcgagtctattagtgcggtgtgaacattggtatgcctagttgatttgttattatgtttatgtatgagttggatttttgtaatgcgtgctggaactttgtgggcatgtccgcaagttccatagttaagaatattaaagtttgagtcaataaataaatagttgggtttggtacatcttgttctaTTGGATCTATTTTTGGAACAGTCTGCCTTTATCTCAATGCCAATTAAAATCTACTCGACCAgaaattatgaattttttatgggaataactagacttaagtatctttccaatgcctctagaatcacccctatatctgatctggtttgtgagatatcaCTGTTTCAAGATAAAGTTTCTGCGCAGTCTGGAATCTAGAACAATTTCTGTTGTATCCtatttttgagtaacctaacgacagaatctgggaatatggtctaaataaaagttgtaaataatttcttaatatttccaaccatataaagtacgcctcttttggatatctagaactctagatatgactgttttaccgagctactgatgttggaactcgtccagaaaattttcagaatgtattctaacatggaaatctctaaaattggaatatttgtgttggatggcAGATGTCTAGAAGAGAAAGAGGctgaggtcatggaggtgttcccccacatccactaccaccaccaccaccgacaatTGAGCAACATCTGGCAATGCAGACACAGCTCATGCAagcgttggtgcagaatcagcagaatcatccagttggtggagcaccgcgtgacaagcgtggtgaattcttgaagggccatccCCCGGTGTTTTcccatgccactgatccactggatgcagatgattggcttcgtgtagTGGAAAAACAGCTCAACATAGCGCAGTGCGATGAttagcagaaggtgttgtacgctttagGACAACTCCAATGAGAAgcccaagactggtgggagtcatttgagtatggacgtcccaccaatgctcctcctgtcacctagtaggagtttagagagaatttccGATCCTATCACATACctaaaggattgatagagctcaagtaggaggaattcagagctctaaagcagggatccatgtctgTTTCtaagtatcgtgacaagtttgctcagttgtcacgttatgctctGAATAAGGTGGCTGATGATGCCAACAAGCAATGCCACTTTCTCAAGGGTTTGTATGATGGTTTGCAGCTCTAGCTTATGTctaatacataccccaattttcAAACGCTGGTGAATCATGCTATTGTTATTAACAATAAGCGTAAGGAGATGGAGGCCAAAAAGAGGAGGCTTTAGGGACAGGCCTCTAGGAGCAATACTTGTCCATGCACCAACCCTCAGTAAGGCTTCTAGCTGAGGTACCAGGGACCACCCAATCAGTAGAATCGTGGTCAGTGCCCTCAGTGCAACCAGAACCAGCAGCAGAATGGCAATCAACATCCATAGCAgcagagtggtcagcagacaccatgacagggagtgcctaacaatacTCCTATGAAaactagtgcccctagcactcccatCAAGTGTTTTTGTTGTAGTAAAGAAGGTCACCTATCTTATAATTGCCTGGAGAAGCCCAACTAGCAAACCCCCTAGAggcagaatagcaaccagaagccatcacattatgggaaggtgaatcatgtgtctatagAGACAGCACTAGCGGAACCAAAAGTCATGCTTGGTATGTTTGATATTAACTCAactcctgccactgttcttttcgattctagagcttcacattcattcatatcac
This genomic interval carries:
- the LOC136512145 gene encoding probable glycerol-3-phosphate dehydrogenase [NAD(+)] 3, cytosolic; this translates as MVGSYANGGGAAALVAEEKLDALRRLLGKSDGDPLRVVGVGAGAWGSVFCALLQDAYGRHRDRVQVRVWRRPGRAVDRADAERLFEVINSREDVLRRLIRRCAYLKYVEARLGDRTLHADEILRDGFCLNMLDTPLCPLKVVTNLQEAVWDADIVVNGLPSTETREVFEEIGRYWKERITQPLIISLAKGIEASLDPVPRIITPTQMISNATGVPLENILYLGGPNIASEIYNKEYANARICGADKWRKPLANFLRQPHFIVWDNSDLITHEVMGGLKNVYAIGAGMVAALTNESATSKSVYFSLCTSEMVYITHLLAREPEKLAGPLLADTYVTLLKGRNAWYGQKLAKGELTLEMGDSIKGKGTIQGVSAVNAFYELLSQGSLSVMHPETKKTVAPVELCPILKTLYKILIKRELTTNSILQAIRDESMYDPRERIELAQRQSLYRPSLLGLPKGDAKA